The segment TGATGGGGGCCCCGCTGGCGGTGACGATGTTCGGGCTGCCGCTGGCGATGCTGACGCTGGCCATTGTCGATCTGGTGTCGCTGCTGGGGCTGGCTTACCTGGCGGGGCAGGGCTGGGCGGATATCGCCTGGGTGTCCCTGGCGCCGCGCTTCATCTGGATGGCGGCGGCTCCGGGGTTGCTGACTGCCGGGCTACAGGCCGTGATGCGACGCCGACTACCGCGCCACCCGTTCATCTTCATTCTCGGTCACGGCTATTTCGCCCCGCTGGTGGCCGCCATCGTCGCCGGCGGCCTTCGCACGCTCTGGCAGTTCCATTTGGGACCGCCCCATGCCGGGCTGACGATCGGGGACAGCCTGACCGGCGCCGTGGTGATCGGGTTCGGTGAGGCATTCCTGACGGGGATGCTGGTGGCGATCTTCGTCGTCTATCGCCCGCAATGGGTGCTGACGTTCACAGACGAGGACTATCTGACGGGGAAGTAACGAGCGGCCAAGGGAAGGACAAGCGCCGTTCGGCCGGCAGTGGGCAGGGAGGCGGCTCCTTCCCCCGCGACGGGGAGAAGGAGCGGCAAGGCGGGACTCAGCTATTGCGCGAGAGCGCCAGGCGCAACAGATCCGCCACCGTGTTGACGTTGAGCTTTTCCATGATGTTGGCGCGGTGCGCCTCCACGGTCTTGATGGAAATGCCCAGGTCGTCGGCGATCTGCTTGTTCAGACGGCCTGCCACGATGCGCTCGAGCACCTGCTGCTCGCGCGTGGTCAGCTTGCTCAGCAGGTCCTTGGCGGCACGCTGCTCGCGCGCGGCCGAGTGATCGGTGCGGGCTTTCTGCAGCATCCGTTCCACCAGCGAGCGCAGTTCCGATTCGTCGAACGGCTTCTCGATGAAGTCGATCGCGCCGCGCTTCATCGTCGAGACCGCCATCGGCACGTCGCCGTGGCCGGTGATGAAGACGATCGGGATGTCGATGTTCTCGGCGATCATGCGCTCCTGCAACTCCGGGCCGCTCATGCCGGGCATACGGACGTCCAGGATCAGGCACGAAACCTGGCTGGCGTCGTAGGCGGACAGGAACTGCTCGGCGCTGTTGAAGCTGCGCACCTGGTAGCCGTTGCCCTCGAGCAGCCAGGTCAGCGAGTCACGCATGGCTTCATCGTCGTCGACGATGAATACGGTCTCGCCACGATGAGGCGTGGGGCTGGGCGTTGCGGTCATGAAATCTCCTGGGGCAAAGTCGTTTGCAACGAAGTGTAACCGCCAGCGGCAGTGCGCAACACCCCGGGTGAACGATCCGGACGACCTCCCGATGCCCCGCGGCAGAGGGTCGTCCGCTTCGCCCGAGGGCATCCCCGTTACTGTTCGGGTAGCGCAGGCTGCAGCGGCAGGGTGATTTTAAACGTACAGCCGATGCCGTCCACATTGTTTTCTACCCACAGACGGCCTTGATGGGATTCGATGATCGAACGGCAGATATTCAGGCCCATGCCCATGCCGTCCGCTTTGGTGCTGAAGAACGGCTCGAACAGGCGCTCCTTGGTGGCTTCGTCCACGCCGGGGCCCTGGTCGATCACGTCGATACAGACGCTCTGGCCAAATTCGACGTTTTCTACGCGCGCGTGCAACCGTACCACGCCCGCGGCGCGCAGGGCCGGCATGCCGGCCATCGCTTCCACGGCATTCTTGAGCAGGTTGACCAGTACCTGCTCGATCAGCACCGGGTCCACGTAGAGCATCAGCGGCGGGGTCGGCAGGCGGGTCAGGATCGTGACGCGGCGCCGCGCGGCCTCCAGGTCGGCCAGGCCGACGGCATCGGCCACGATGTCGTGCAGCGAGGCTTCGCGCCGCTGCGGCTGGCTACGCTTCACGAAACCGCGAATGCGGCTGATGATCGTGCCCGCGCGCACTGCCTGTGCCGAGGTCTTTTCCAGCACCGGGATCAGGTCTTCCGGCGTGCTCCGGCCCGAATGCAGGCGAGCCACGGCGCCCATGCAGTAGTTGTTGATGGCCGCCAGCGGCTGGTTCAGCTCGTGCGCCAGCGACGACGCCATCTCGCCCATTGTGGTCAGGCGGCTCGTGAACTGCAGGCGTTCCTCGTGCTGGCGCGCCATTTCCTCGGCTGCCTTGCGCACCGTGATGTCGGTGGCGATCTGCATCTGCGCGAGGTGGCCGTCCACCCACTGGATATAGCGGCGGCGCACTTCAAACCATTTCTGCATGTCCGGCACGAACACCTCGCGGGCGTCGGACGCGTACGGCATCAGTTCCGAGGCGGGCAGGCCGGCATAGGCATCGACGAAGTCGGTGTTGTCGCTCGACATCTGGTCCTTGTCGAAGTCGTCCCCGGCCAGCTTCAGGTGGCCCTCGGCTTCCCAGCCGAAGAGCTGCCGATAGTAGCGGTTGGCGAACAGCAACTCGGCCTTGTCCGTGGCCAGCACAGATACAGCCGCGTCCAGGCTTTCCAGCACCGTCGTGAAGCGGTCGTGCGCGGCGGCGAGTTCCTCGCGGGCGCGCTTCGG is part of the Cupriavidus metallidurans CH34 genome and harbors:
- a CDS encoding energy-coupling factor ABC transporter permease, translated to MQIDDSSLQALLATWPLPTLSVAMLAWVVSQRPWRLLRQEPLQHAWLGGLVFLTLLWSARATVGTGVVVQLMGAPLAVTMFGLPLAMLTLAIVDLVSLLGLAYLAGQGWADIAWVSLAPRFIWMAAAPGLLTAGLQAVMRRRLPRHPFIFILGHGYFAPLVAAIVAGGLRTLWQFHLGPPHAGLTIGDSLTGAVVIGFGEAFLTGMLVAIFVVYRPQWVLTFTDEDYLTGK
- a CDS encoding response regulator transcription factor, whose translation is MTATPSPTPHRGETVFIVDDDEAMRDSLTWLLEGNGYQVRSFNSAEQFLSAYDASQVSCLILDVRMPGMSGPELQERMIAENIDIPIVFITGHGDVPMAVSTMKRGAIDFIEKPFDESELRSLVERMLQKARTDHSAAREQRAAKDLLSKLTTREQQVLERIVAGRLNKQIADDLGISIKTVEAHRANIMEKLNVNTVADLLRLALSRNS